Proteins from a single region of bacterium:
- a CDS encoding thioredoxin family protein, whose product MKRVLLTFALILGLAHGYRKNVLIENFTATWCAYCPYQAAAITQLETVYGESLTVIKYHPSSSDPFYHSYSAYRLNYYSVPGYPTSLISGNKAVVGGWAGVYTPLENYVLQSFQETSPCSIKVEILSFDPNTLVANARVKIFMTSDISISIPSQLMLRVAILEDSIFYNWQSMDILRYVVKGMWPDAEGVELNISYGDSVIYDFSFSVSELTRAPYYYVAAFVQQDSIYQIVDYSGDYTLNAGNVLQSDKARLSVDFGYLSAIFRGITDGNGNNRFERGESGTVNIALTSLAPFADAHNISLRVSSLCEYVEVADTSFAIDLIPVNDTVYLPINIHVHDFDVPQMASLELSYSWDGILSRIDTIQFKIGIDSVLVWDGSYDNNLKNYLKPFIDSLNFAYEWFSEADSGKPYLYEDYRTIFYISGQRFPDSSDANLLISAIDYGKNLIISGQNIAESFNSIFPDFLTNYIGITLISNSTTDRKLIGAGNIFALDDSVVIGGSGAYANQNSKDVIDIITGSGALPILYYRALTGSDADSVAGVYMVCPSGNRVIFLGFGAEGVGSLGTYLTKKNFLATLFGLRSDVSENSKISVSNTIILKSGQEIKLDENINKVFLVGVDGRLISEIKTLRGKVVISDLKGGIYYLIYEDTKGLQKKKVLVVD is encoded by the coding sequence ACCTTTGCGTTAATTCTGGGGCTTGCCCATGGATATAGAAAGAATGTCCTTATCGAGAACTTCACTGCAACATGGTGTGCATATTGCCCCTATCAGGCGGCTGCTATTACCCAGTTGGAAACGGTTTACGGTGAGTCACTGACAGTTATAAAGTACCATCCTAGTTCCTCGGATCCCTTTTATCATTCTTACTCCGCTTATAGGTTAAACTACTACTCAGTTCCAGGGTATCCTACCTCTTTAATCTCGGGTAACAAAGCAGTGGTAGGTGGGTGGGCAGGTGTTTATACACCATTGGAAAACTATGTTTTGCAAAGCTTTCAAGAGACATCCCCTTGCTCTATTAAGGTGGAGATTTTAAGCTTTGATCCAAATACCCTTGTTGCAAATGCAAGGGTGAAAATATTTATGACGTCTGATATATCAATTTCCATCCCTTCCCAGCTTATGTTGAGAGTGGCTATTCTTGAGGATTCGATTTTCTATAACTGGCAAAGTATGGACATTCTGAGATATGTGGTTAAAGGAATGTGGCCTGATGCTGAGGGAGTTGAGTTAAATATTAGTTATGGGGATTCGGTTATTTATGATTTCTCGTTTTCCGTTTCTGAATTAACAAGGGCACCGTACTACTATGTGGCTGCTTTTGTGCAGCAGGACTCTATTTACCAGATCGTTGATTATAGTGGTGATTATACCCTCAATGCTGGGAACGTTCTCCAGTCTGATAAGGCCAGATTGAGTGTTGATTTTGGTTACCTTTCAGCGATATTTAGGGGGATAACTGACGGTAATGGAAACAATAGGTTTGAACGGGGCGAGAGTGGAACGGTCAACATTGCTCTGACAAGCCTTGCACCTTTTGCCGATGCCCACAATATTAGTTTAAGGGTCAGCTCTCTATGTGAGTACGTTGAGGTTGCGGATACATCTTTTGCTATTGATTTGATACCTGTAAATGACACTGTTTATCTCCCTATTAACATTCATGTGCATGATTTTGACGTTCCCCAAATGGCTTCTCTGGAACTTAGTTACTCTTGGGACGGAATTTTATCAAGGATCGATACAATTCAGTTTAAAATAGGAATCGATTCTGTACTTGTATGGGATGGCAGTTATGACAATAATCTCAAAAACTACTTAAAGCCGTTTATCGATTCTCTCAACTTTGCCTACGAGTGGTTTTCGGAAGCCGATAGCGGAAAGCCTTACCTATATGAAGACTACAGAACAATTTTTTACATTTCCGGACAGAGGTTCCCAGACTCTTCGGACGCCAATCTTTTAATAAGCGCTATTGATTATGGAAAAAATTTGATAATCTCTGGCCAAAACATTGCAGAAAGTTTTAATAGTATTTTCCCTGATTTTCTTACAAATTACATTGGCATAACCTTGATTTCTAATAGCACTACTGACAGGAAGCTTATAGGCGCTGGAAACATTTTTGCCCTTGATGACTCTGTAGTCATTGGTGGAAGTGGAGCATATGCCAATCAGAATTCTAAAGATGTAATAGATATCATTACTGGTTCCGGTGCCCTTCCGATTCTCTATTATAGGGCTCTTACAGGCTCAGATGCAGATTCGGTTGCCGGTGTGTACATGGTATGTCCGTCCGGAAATAGAGTTATCTTCCTCGGTTTCGGAGCGGAGGGAGTAGGAAGTTTGGGAACGTATCTTACTAAAAAGAATTTCCTGGCAACCCTCTTTGGCTTGCGGAGTGATGTAAGTGAGAATAGTAAAATTTCAGTTTCTAATACTATAATATTGAAGAGTGGGCAGGAAATTAAGCTGGATGAAAATATTAATAAAGTTTTTCTCGTTGGTGTGGATGGGAGACTGATAAGTGAAATTAAGACCTTAAGAGGAAAAGTTGTTATTTCGGACTTGAAGGGCGGAATTTACTATTTAATTTATGAGGATACAAAAGGTTTGCAGAAGAAAAAGGTATTAGTCGTTGATTAA